Genomic window (Helianthus annuus cultivar XRQ/B chromosome 3, HanXRQr2.0-SUNRISE, whole genome shotgun sequence):
TGTGCAGATAAAAAGTCTGCTAGGGACACAGGTTGAATGGCTCTACTATATTCTAGAAGCATTCAACAACGGAGATCTAGTTCGCTATCAAGAACTGTGCCGTGTTCATGCAGCTTCTCTTAACGCTCAGCCAGCTTTGGTGGAGAATGAGAAGAAGCTTCTAGAAAAGATCAACATCCTCTGTTTGATGGAAATTATCTTCAGGTTactaatttcttttcaaaatattTACATATTTGACTTCGGAAATTGTTTTTAATCACATTTTTTTCTTTCAGTCGACCATCCGATGAGAGAACCATTCCCTTAAGCATCATAGCAGACCGGACAAAACTTACAGTTGAAGACGTTGAATATCTTCTCATGAAGAGTTTATCTGTAAGTCTGCCTTTTAATAGTTAATGTAATATATTACGAACAGGTTGAACatgtaaaaattaaaaaaatatattactaTTGACATTGCAGGTGCATCTTATTGAGGGGATAATTGATCAAGTTGAAGGAACAGTTCATGTGTCTTGGGTGCAACCAAGAGTTTTGGGAATAAGTCAAGTAAAGTCTTTGCGTGATCGTTTGGACAACTGGGTCGGGAAAGTACACACTGCTTTGGTATCGGTTGAAGCTGAAACACCGGATTTAGTTGCATCCTAAGTCGTTTCTTGGTTTTATTCATCTCTTGGATAGCTTGTTGCCCAAGTTATTTGGGTGAACTCAATGTATGATACCTATTCGTTTTTCTCCTTTTCGAAGGCTGTTGAGCCTCATATGTATCTTACTTTCCGTTTTTGATCTGTGGTTGGATAGAAACTTGTTGAATGCACTTTTACGAGTTACACTTTTTAATCCCAGCTTCTAAATCTTGTTCTTCATGAGACTTGAACTATGGTATCAACTTATTTATTTATCAAGTTCTTAATTTGGTTGTTACtgaaacagtttttttttttaatttatttttaattaataacataTATTAATACTGTGGCCCGATTTCATTTTccgttaaaaaaataataaataaaaaattatgtCTTGATTCCATGACATTGATTTCAGAACTAAGAATAAGCTTAATAATATGGAAAATGTATGATACATTTATATATAGTGTTTTGAACGTGATATCATAAGTTAAACCGTCCAACACTTTGTTTATCTTTGATTCAGTGAACGGGGGTAAGCGGGGAGGGGAGAGGGGAGGCTGTTTGCCGCGCGGGGCACTCTGCCGCCAGCCCTATTCACCGCAAGAGGGGAGCCAAAATGGTGGACTAGTCACCGCATGGAATGTTTGGCATTTTTtcgtttattaattaattattttgttaaaatggAGGCTAAATGAAATGTTTGTGGGTGCGGAAAAAATGGAGTGTTTGtaattttattttgttaaaatagttttatttcatttattaattaattaaaaaagaaaaaaaatagtttCCCTCACGAGGGGTGCACCCCGTACGTTTTTTGGCAAGAGAGGAGTTAGAGAGGGGGAATGACATAACATCGTACGATTGGGTTAAAAAATCTTTCCCCTCACCTCATTAGGGGGCGCCCCCTACACCCTTATACAAATGTATTATGTGATTTTCATACTTCTTAACATCTTATAGGTTCTAAGATGTAATTTGTGAACTTTTTTCTTCAGAAACACAAATGCGTGTAGAGTATGTCTTACTTCTTATTTTTCTTGCAAATGTTACATTTAAAATTCTATTATATTTATTCATCACcaattttaaaagatttttaatagaaacatttatgattttttttataatcatgcaaaatgttatatatatttgttaaattttattttatttatgaccTAGTGGTTTAGTGGTATGACGCATGTTCTCTATCTAAGTGGTGTTTGTAGTATCTAACTTTCTTACGTTTTTTATGTTCTAAAGACAAAAGTCACATGGGTTCAGAATAGGCAACATTAGGTGGTACGTAGAGTGAAGGAAACACGTTACTTGGTTTAAAATAGTGCAAAATTAGATGGTATGTAAGGTGAAGAGAACACATTATTTGGATGGAGGCAAGTAGTTACAGGTTGGGTGGGTACTTATGGGTACACTTTCACAACCCAAGTGAGTAATGGGTGTGTTCTCTTTATCGAGTTCTACCACCTCAAATTAGGGTAGTAGGTTGAGTCAGAAGTAGGGGTGCTAAATTTGCTGTATTTGCGGGTTCAGTCTGACCCGAACTTGAAAATTTTAGACAAGCCTGAACCTGAAAAttgtgtcatacatatgaacccgaataTCAATAGAATGACCCGAACACGACCTATTCAACACGATTTTTTTTTTCGCAAATTAGTATACCGAATCTAAAATTTTACTAAAAAcacaaataatatataatataattacattttaattataaaattttCCGTCAATTTCTTTTTTTAAGTTATAGCTATCGCGTAAAATACATTTTTAaattaatttatgacataaaatatatGTAAAAAAAGTAAATATTATATAAATGGGTTAAGCAGGTCAACCCGTCAACCCAATTGGGTTGACATGAACCTGatccgtttagctaaacgggttgcAGGTTCAACATGAAACTAACCCGAACCTATTTAAACATAACCCAAATCTACAAATTTCAAGTTAAGTTTGTgttagggtgagaggggcactctcctcttaggggagtcccctctcttacgcacaaCCAATTACGTTAtgtcacgtcaactcccctcttaaactcccctcacaccctaatttgatggcggcaccccctcttaggggacttgattttttatatttttttattttttatttgttgtaattatgcatgtttataaaattttttttaataataattaaataaaatttaacaaaagacatttcaaagtagaaaataaaaattaaattcaaagtagaaaattaaaattgcattcaaactagaaaataaaaattacattaaaactagaaaataaaaattttagaaatcgcaCGGCCACCCGTACTTGTGTTACatgtcttatttttattttctattgtCAAGGGATTAGGATGCTATTTTTGTttagtgggggggggggtgtcttATGTAAGTTTTTTTTATCTATTTATGTGGATGTTACGTATGGAATGAGAATAAGCAGAATTTGAGTCAAGATTATTCCCTATCTCTTAGCTTCTTTCTCTACAATTTAGTTATAACCCTATCAAGGGTATCAGAGCTCCAGTTGATTCCTCATCGGAATTCCTTGCCGCCGCCATGACTAACACCCGCAATAATGAAATCGACAACACCCTCAAGTCCCATGGTAAGGCAATCAGCGACATCCAAGCTGCGTTAGCGGCCCTGATGAAGCAACATGAACAATCTTCGAAGCAGCATGAAGAGATTTTGAAGGCGGTGCGTGATAAAGCCGTGCAGTCGTCGGGTAGTTCCTTCGGGTCCTTCTCCGGCCCAGATGGTGATTCACGAACATCCAAACCATTCCGTATCGGTAAGATCGACTTCCCTAAATTTTCGGGGGACGATGTTGAGGGGTGGGTCTATCGCTGTGAACATTTTTTTTCGATGGATGACACTCCTGATGACTCGAAATTACGCTGTGATGCGGTTCACTTGGAAGGTGATGCCCTCCAATGGCACCGTGCCTACTTGAAGACCCGTAACGCCACGGTTGCCGAGGTCCCATGGGCGGACTATGTTCGTTCGATCTCTGCCCGTTTTTCTGATGCAATGTTTGAAGACCCTATGGAAGAGATTGCTTCTCTCGTTCAACTTACTGATGACGCCAAGGGTCTACAAGAATATAATTCAGGTTTCGATCGTTTGCTTAACAAGGTTACCGTTAGCGAACTTTATGCCGTTAGCCTATATTTGAAGGGTTTGAAACCGGAAATAAAAGGCCCGGTAAAGATGTTCAAGCCTCAAACACTACGTGAGGCGTATGGGTTAGCAAGAATTCAAACTATGAACAACACATGCTTGATGAAGCATTTCATCGCTGTGGAGGATGGGCTGCAACCTGAAGATGTCAAAATAACATCTCCCGTTAATGGTTCAAAACTACCCTTGCTGCCAAGTCCAACAACCGAGCCATCAAGTTCTACACCAGGAATCCTTAGATCGAGGCGTTTGACGAGTGATGAACTTGAGCAAAAAAGGGCAAAGGGGGAATGTTTCTGGTGTACCGAAAGGTTCGTTTCGGGGCACAAGTGTAAGAAAAAACAACTCTACATACTTGAAGTGGTAGATGATGAAAAACAAGCAACGGAAGAGGATGAAGACAAGGTTTCTTGAAGTACTTTTTGAGGGCAAAAAGTAGGTTAAGAGGGGAGTATTGTTACgtgtcttatttttattttctatcGTCAAGGGATTAGGATGCTATTTTggtttagtgtgtgtgtgtgggggggggggggtgtcttATGTAAGTTTTTTATCTATTTATGTGGATGTTACGTATGGAATGAGAATAAGCAGAATTTGAGTCAAGATTATTCCATATCTCTTAGCTTCTTTCTCTACAATTTAGTTATAACCATATCAACTTGCTAGCAATGtcgcgctttcgggcgaggattGAGGAGGatccattgataacaaattttgaaaatagccgaaattgggttgaaggttgggtggttgggtgttgtaaaaggaggggtgtgaaggttgttggaaaaaaacgggggttgtgaagtatatccgaaagggggttgtggttgtgcacttgcaccgctcgaaccagcacgagacggttgcgagccccgtcccttagtttttttcttggctttgcggggttggttctccattgctcggtttgaagtgggtgtggtttgagagtataaaaaatagtggtttgagagtataaaaaattagtgaagtgggtgtggtttgagagtataaaaaattaGTGGGGGGGGGGTGtggttatttatatttatttaaaaagtgatttttttttaaaatttgaccGTTTAAAAATAGCCGTTCCTCAAAAATTGTGCCAATTCAACGCAGTGAACAAGTGCCGAATCCCCTCTCAGAATCGGGTCCCCgcggtgatggcggcggtgttcccaaTCGGGGATGGGGTCACCACACCCTCTCCCCGAGAGTGCCCCGGATACCCTTATATTTTCGGGTGGTGTGAGAAAATGGCGCACCTAGTCAAAAAGTATCACTTTTCATTTGGATAGATTTGGACTAATTGATTGAAATGAAGATAATTGTGGAGTTGTGGGTCTTAGCTCACTTAAACCTAATTTGAGTAATAACAAACGAAAACAAAACTTTGCCCTTCAAACCCTCAACACCACCGCATACTCCGACAACCACCGTTCATCCTTCCACCGGAGATGGAAACCGACCACCAACTTCTCCCAACCACCACCTCCCAACCACAACAACCACCATCTCGCCAACCAAAACGCTTCATCAAAAACCAAATCCCAGACTCAATAACCACCGACCCATCCCAGAATCGGGTTTTaatttttggactaaactgggttttaatttttggactaaaatggcacaTTTTCAGCATGTCAGGGAGGAAACTAGTGTATTTTTTAAAATTGGTCTGAAATGACAAAAGTGAACAAAACACATGGACGAAAATAACAGTTAACTCTAAGTTATAGTTATGACATAAAATACATATTCAAATTAATTCATGAcataaaataaatgtaaaaaagTAAAATATCATATAATGGATTAAGCGGGTCAACCCGTCAATCCCGATCGGGTTGACAATACTTGACTTGTTTAGCTAAACGAGttgcgggttcaacctgaaactggtCCGAACCCATTTAGACTAAACTCAAATCTATGAATTTCAAGTTAGGTTCGTGTCATATTTTCGAGTCGTGTCAGAACTTCACGCCCCTAATAAAAAGAGTATCACTTTTCATTTGGATAGATCTTTCGGATAGATTTGGACTAAGAACATGTTTGGTTAAGCTTTTCCAACCAACTTATTGATTTATTGACTTAATCAAAAAACTAATAAGGAGTTTTAGTATTTGACAAATGCAAAAGTCCTttttaaaatgactttttgagaaggagaaaaagttatcaaaaagtcatttttgaaaagttagaatgtTGTGATTTTTTGAACTAACTTATTgacttttagtcattttacatcaataagctaagccaagcactttttaaaaaacaacttattaacttattggTTTTTCCCATCCCATAAGCTAAttcaaacactttttttaaaaactatttttcaaaaattcattagTCAATAAGTccttttttcccaaaaatctttttaacttacataagcttagccaaacatgccttAATAGATTGAAATGAAGTAACACAATATAAAAGTGTTGGATAATTTTGGAGTTGTGGGTCTTAGCTCACTTAAACCTAATTTGAGTAATAACAACAAACGAAAACAAAACTTTGCCCTTCAAACCCTCAACACCACCGCATACTCCGACAACCACCGTTCATCCTTCCACCGGAGATGGAAACCGACCACCAACTTCTCCCAACCACCACCTCACAACCACAACAACCACCATCTCGCCAACCAAAACGCTTCATAAAAAACCAAATCCCAGACTCAATAACCACCGACCCATCCCTCAACGCCGCCATCTCCCTCCTCCCCTCCAACTACAACTTCGAAATCCACAAATCCATCTGGCGCATCCGCTCCACCTCCGCCAAGCGCGTCGCCCTTCAGTTCCCAGAAGGCCTCCTCATGTACTCCTTAATCATCTCCGACATCATCACCACCTTCACTGACGTCATCCAATGCCTCATCCTCGGTGACGTCACCTACGGCGCCTGTTGCGTCGACGACCTCTCCGCCGCCGCCCTTGACGCCGATCTGTTAATCCATTACGGCCACAGCTGCCTCGTTCCGTTAGATAACACCGTTATCCCCTGTCTTTATGTTTTCGTTGATATTAAAATTGACGTTAAACGGTTAGTTGACACCGTTAAGTTGAACTTTGATGATGGTTTAATAGTTAAAAAGCAGCTTATTATTGCCGGTACTATACAGTTTGGTACGGCTATTAGAGCGGCGAAATCCGAGCTTGAGGGTTCAGGGTTTAGGGTTTTGATTCCGCAATCGAAGCCGTTATCGGCTGGTGAAGTGTTGGGGTGTACTGCACCGACAGTTTCAACGAGTCAGTTGAGTGAGTTGACTCAGTTTGATGATGGGAGTGAAAGTGAGAGTGAGGTGGTTTTGATTTTTGTAGCGGACGGGCGGTTTCATTTAGAGGCGTTTATGATCGCGAACCCGAGAATTAAGGCGTTTCGGTATGACCCGTATATCGGGTCTTTGTTTCTGGAAGAGTATGATCATAAGGGGATGAAAGAGTGTAGGAAAAACGCGATTTTGAAAGCGAAAACGGCGAAGAATTGGGGGATTGTGTTGGGGACGTTAGGGAGACAGGGGAATCCGAGGATTCTTGATAGGTTGGAGAAGAAGATGGGGGAGAAAGGGTTGTCGTGGACGATTGTGTTGATGTCGGAGTTGTCTCCTGCTAGGATTGCGTTGTTTGGGGATTTGGTTGATGCGTGGGTTCAGATTGCGTGCCCGAGGTTGTCGATTGATTGGGGGGATGCGTTTGTGAAGCCGTTGTTGACAACGTTTGAAGCGGAAATTGCTCTTGGGGATTTCCCTGGTTGGTGGGAGAAGAAAGGTGCGGTTAAAGATGATTCGGGTTGTAATAACGGTGTGGATTGTTGTGGAAAGACTGAAAATTGTTGTGGCAAGAATGTCGAAGGCAATGGTTTGAAGGGTTTGGAGGAGAATGTTGTTGATTACCCGATGGATTATTATGCGCAAGATGGTGGTGAGTGGAACTCTTGTTACTCCAAGAAGCCAACTCGCCCTTCGCGTAGGAACAATGTTATGAAATGATTAGTTATTCATGGCTGTTAAGTGTTAACCACCTGCACTTTAGGGTTCTCAATTAGTGCCTGAAGTGAGGTTTTCTTTATCTTAACTGTCTGCTGGGATTATGAGGTTTGGTTATATACTTTTTGGTTTCTATATCTAGAGTTCAGTTTATTATTTTGATTTGGTTCCTTAATGTGGCTTTGGTAGCAATCTTTTGATTGTTGTAATGTTGTTCAATAGTAATGGCAAGATGTTTATCGAACGTCTCTTGTGTTTCGTTTTTTCATATTGATGATAAGTAGTCTAATGGGCATTTGTTGATATTATCATAAATTCCTAAATCCTAATGCATGTTCTGATCCTGTATGATGCTGTTGCAGTGTTGCTTTAGCTGTATTACAATACATTGATCTCTTTTCACTTTACGCTTGCCGAAAAGAACTATTGTTAATGATGTCGTAACGTGAAAATGACCAGTATACCCTTCGACAACGAACCTTAAGTCCAAAGGTCTAGTTTACATACATGAGTTCAATCACAAAAAAGATCACCATCATCACCAATGAGGATAGTTAGATGCATGAAAATGTGTTGGTATTTGTCACATTTAAGTCAAATATGATCCCAAAAGGATGAAGAGATTATGAATGGTTTATTTGATTAAAGCTTATTTGGCTGTACTAGACCATTCTTGCGTACATGAAGCTCTCGCCTCAGCTTTCGGAGCACATCACTTCTCAAAACTAATAACTCAAGACTATTTTATTTATGTGttacagaatttaaaaataatacaacAAAAGAACTTGTTCAATCTGTCTTAGGAAGGTCATACTTACTCTCAAAACAATAATATGGTAATCATGAATGAATAAACTAACAAATGGCATTTCACACGATGCTAACTGACGACATGCCCGAAGTGATTTGATTGGTTCTTGGATCAGAATTCTCTATACAAACACCGCGCGGATCTTCCCTAACCAGCAAGGCCAAAACATTGTGTGAACTCCAAGCTTTAGCCAAATTATTGCCTGAATCGCCTAAAGTAACTGCAAATACAGCATCAAATCCTCCTGCTCCAGGAACACCTGCCAACAGGACTCCACACATGTTCATGGTGGCATCTAGAAGCTCGGTTTGTGATTCGGGTTCTATCTGCAAAACCCATAAAGTAAAACCAAATTAATTGAGTAAATCATAAATTCAAGTTGTATACTGCAAGAGAAATGTGGCAATTTCAACCCATTTACTTAAGAAATGGTCAATGCGTGTTATGTTGTTGTATATCTGATAGGTCAAACCGGTAAACTAAAAGAATTAGTTAAAAATCGAACAAGTCAAGTGGGTCAAACGGGTTAGAAGTGTATTTTTAATGCATAAAGCCTCCTAAATCATGGAGTAAAataccattttcgtccctgaggtttggccagtttgcGACTTTCgcccaaaggtttgttttttcgcatgtggatccaaaaggtttgaaatcttgccattttcat
Coding sequences:
- the LOC110930111 gene encoding 2-(3-amino-3-carboxypropyl)histidine synthase subunit 1, which encodes METDHQLLPTTTSQPQQPPSRQPKRFIKNQIPDSITTDPSLNAAISLLPSNYNFEIHKSIWRIRSTSAKRVALQFPEGLLMYSLIISDIITTFTDVIQCLILGDVTYGACCVDDLSAAALDADLLIHYGHSCLVPLDNTVIPCLYVFVDIKIDVKRLVDTVKLNFDDGLIVKKQLIIAGTIQFGTAIRAAKSELEGSGFRVLIPQSKPLSAGEVLGCTAPTVSTSQLSELTQFDDGSESESEVVLIFVADGRFHLEAFMIANPRIKAFRYDPYIGSLFLEEYDHKGMKECRKNAILKAKTAKNWGIVLGTLGRQGNPRILDRLEKKMGEKGLSWTIVLMSELSPARIALFGDLVDAWVQIACPRLSIDWGDAFVKPLLTTFEAEIALGDFPGWWEKKGAVKDDSGCNNGVDCCGKTENCCGKNVEGNGLKGLEENVVDYPMDYYAQDGGEWNSCYSKKPTRPSRRNNVMK